A window from Hemicordylus capensis ecotype Gifberg chromosome 2, rHemCap1.1.pri, whole genome shotgun sequence encodes these proteins:
- the GSTK1 gene encoding glutathione S-transferase kappa 1 isoform X3 has protein sequence MAGAGEGLRSSKKLVECFYDVVSPYSWLAFEVLCRYRPIWNIELRLRPAFLGGIMKGTGNQPPAMLPKRGEYMMKDIMWMAKYYQVPLKIPKDFFDTIIKKGSLSAMRFVTAVDISQPQFLEMVSRELWMRAWSRDEDITQPESILAAAERAGLPSDTAQKLLEMSPSSEVKNRLKATTDEALKYGEKDGWDQSPHLRSSS, from the exons ATGGCGGGAGCTGGCGAAGGTCTGAGGAGCAGTAAGAAGCTGGTGGAGTGTTTCTACGATGTGGTGTCTCCGTATTCCTGGCTGGCATTTGAG GTTCTCTGCCGGTACCGTCCCATCTGGAACATTGAGCTGCGTTTGCGACCTGCTTTCCTTGGAGGCATAATGAAGGGGACTG GTAACCAGCCCCCAGCAATGTTGCCCAAGAGAGGAGAGTACATGATGAAGGACATTATGTGGATGGCAAAATACTACCAAGTGCCACTAAAAATTCCAAAGGACTTCTTTGACACGATTATAAAAAAGG GCAGTCTGTCTGCCATGCGTTTTGTCACAGCAGTGGATATATCACAACCGCAGTTTCTGGAGATGGTATCTAGAGAACTTTGGATGCGTGCTTGGTCCCGA gatgaaGACATTACCCAGCCAGAGAGTATTTTGGCA GCTGCAGAAAGAGCAGGCTTACCTTCAGACACAGCCCAGAAGCTTCTGGAAATGAGCCCCTCATCTGAGGTGAAGAAtcgcctgaaagcaacaacagatGAAGCCCTGAAATATGGG GAGAAAGATGGTTGGGACCAGTCCCCACATCTCCGAAGCTCTAGCTAG
- the GSTK1 gene encoding glutathione S-transferase kappa 1 isoform X2 yields MPGRKTVLCRYRPIWNIELRLRPAFLGGIMKGTGNQPPAMLPKRGEYMMKDIMWMAKYYQVPLKIPKDFFDTIIKKGSLSAMRFVTAVDISQPQFLEMVSRELWMRAWSRDEDITQPESILAAAERAGLPSDTAQKLLEMSPSSEVKNRLKATTDEALKYGAFGMPSIVAHVDGEPHLFFGSDRLELLGHVLGERWLGPVPTSPKL; encoded by the exons GTTCTCTGCCGGTACCGTCCCATCTGGAACATTGAGCTGCGTTTGCGACCTGCTTTCCTTGGAGGCATAATGAAGGGGACTG GTAACCAGCCCCCAGCAATGTTGCCCAAGAGAGGAGAGTACATGATGAAGGACATTATGTGGATGGCAAAATACTACCAAGTGCCACTAAAAATTCCAAAGGACTTCTTTGACACGATTATAAAAAAGG GCAGTCTGTCTGCCATGCGTTTTGTCACAGCAGTGGATATATCACAACCGCAGTTTCTGGAGATGGTATCTAGAGAACTTTGGATGCGTGCTTGGTCCCGA gatgaaGACATTACCCAGCCAGAGAGTATTTTGGCA GCTGCAGAAAGAGCAGGCTTACCTTCAGACACAGCCCAGAAGCTTCTGGAAATGAGCCCCTCATCTGAGGTGAAGAAtcgcctgaaagcaacaacagatGAAGCCCTGAAATATGGG GCATTTGGGATGCCCTCTATTGTTGCCCATGTTGATGGCGAGCCCCACCTTTTTTTTGGTTCAGATCGTTTGGAACTGCTGGGACATGTTTTGG GAGAAAGATGGTTGGGACCAGTCCCCACATCTCCGAAGCTCTAG
- the GSTK1 gene encoding glutathione S-transferase kappa 1 isoform X1, protein MAGAGEGLRSSKKLVECFYDVVSPYSWLAFEVLCRYRPIWNIELRLRPAFLGGIMKGTGNQPPAMLPKRGEYMMKDIMWMAKYYQVPLKIPKDFFDTIIKKGSLSAMRFVTAVDISQPQFLEMVSRELWMRAWSRDEDITQPESILAAAERAGLPSDTAQKLLEMSPSSEVKNRLKATTDEALKYGAFGMPSIVAHVDGEPHLFFGSDRLELLGHVLGERWLGPVPTSPKL, encoded by the exons ATGGCGGGAGCTGGCGAAGGTCTGAGGAGCAGTAAGAAGCTGGTGGAGTGTTTCTACGATGTGGTGTCTCCGTATTCCTGGCTGGCATTTGAG GTTCTCTGCCGGTACCGTCCCATCTGGAACATTGAGCTGCGTTTGCGACCTGCTTTCCTTGGAGGCATAATGAAGGGGACTG GTAACCAGCCCCCAGCAATGTTGCCCAAGAGAGGAGAGTACATGATGAAGGACATTATGTGGATGGCAAAATACTACCAAGTGCCACTAAAAATTCCAAAGGACTTCTTTGACACGATTATAAAAAAGG GCAGTCTGTCTGCCATGCGTTTTGTCACAGCAGTGGATATATCACAACCGCAGTTTCTGGAGATGGTATCTAGAGAACTTTGGATGCGTGCTTGGTCCCGA gatgaaGACATTACCCAGCCAGAGAGTATTTTGGCA GCTGCAGAAAGAGCAGGCTTACCTTCAGACACAGCCCAGAAGCTTCTGGAAATGAGCCCCTCATCTGAGGTGAAGAAtcgcctgaaagcaacaacagatGAAGCCCTGAAATATGGG GCATTTGGGATGCCCTCTATTGTTGCCCATGTTGATGGCGAGCCCCACCTTTTTTTTGGTTCAGATCGTTTGGAACTGCTGGGACATGTTTTGG GAGAAAGATGGTTGGGACCAGTCCCCACATCTCCGAAGCTCTAG